The Populus nigra chromosome 4, ddPopNigr1.1, whole genome shotgun sequence genome contains the following window.
GCCTCGTCTGGAGTGCCAAATGTCTACATTAGCGCGAACCCTTATGGTTGCTGAAAGACATGTGAGGTTCTTATGAGAAGTCTTGCACCCAACTAGGGGATATAGGCCATTTTCAACCACACCATGAAGTAAAATTCTGCCTATCAGGTTCTTCTTCACAATAAAATCAGTAGCAGTTAAGATAAAGTAACAATTACTATCTAAACAAAATTGATTGATAAAGATAAGATTGGTAGTTGCTTGTGGGcaatgaaagattttatttaaatgaaaagtgGACTAGctagaattaaaaattatagaacCAATTTTTAGAACTTGTAGACTTAAACCATTTCCAACAGTGACAGATTCTGATACACGAATGGGGGCTGCTGATGAGTGAGATTAGATGAGTCTGATGTGATATGGACATTAGCACCGTTGTCCATGTACCAAATTTAATGATCAAATGTAGCATTAGTCTCAGCTACCATGGCTGCAAGATCTTGAGGAGGAAAACTACCCTGATATGAATAATCAAAATGGTGAAAACAATCAATAGTAGTATGTCCAGTTTTACCACAAATTTGACAAACCATGTGGTTGTTGGGTAGTTGTTGAGGAGTGGATCTGGTTTGTATGGATCTGGTTTGTTGTGGCTGATAATTAGAAGAAGATGTATTATGCAGTTTGGTAGGAGGAAGTGGACgtcctttctttttcacataAGTAGGTGCCTTAGATTTGTTTGCAACAAATGCAAAATGAGAATTATCCACGCTATGAACAGAGTGATTGACATTCAGAAGATTTTCATAGCCTAGCAATTCagcttgaaaattttcaaatatgaaGTCAGTTTCACGGGATGCAATATTAAAAGAGGTGATAAATGGTATATAAGAGGATAACAGGCCACCAAGAAGAAAGGAGATAAAGTCTTGATCATCAACAGGCTTACCAGTTGCTGCCAATTGATCTGCAAGATTTTTGGCATTTTAAAGATATTTGGTACACGATTTCGTACCTTGAGTCAACGTTTGAAGTTGACGTTTAAAATGGGAAATTCGAGAGCGTgattgagaagagaaaagagtcTGCAGGGTAGTCCAAACTTGCTTAGATGTTCCCAATCCATAAATAGTggaaacaagttttttttccgAAAAAGATGCAAGGATCCAACCAAGTAGGCAAACATTTTTCTTCTGCCAAACAACATAGGTAGGATTTAAAGAGCCAGAGGCAATATGTTTTAAAGGACAAGCTTCAGTACCATCAATGAAGCCAACTAAGTTGTGTCCTCGAAGAAGATTAAAGAATTGCATTTTCCATGCTAGATAATTATGGGAGTTATCTAGTTTAACAAAAATAGTGGTGGTAGATGGTGGTAGATGGTGGTAGGACAGTTTTAGAAATGAAAGTGTTGCTGGTGTTGGCCATTTGGATAATATGAAAGTTGgagaaaagatcatttgaaaAGCGTGAGCTTAAAGTGCTTTGATACCAAGAAAGAAGTAAAGAACAAAGTGACTAACACAAGAAATATCTTTGGCTTTCTCAAATGAATCGTATAACTTTCTATTACATTTATAGCTTTACAATGTTAACTATCATACGTATAATAAGGAAACAAATGTGAGAAAAATAAGTAATCAACATAATCAGATGCACAATTGCAGGAGAGTCATGCATCGTTGAATCATTTGAATTTGTAGCAGAGCGGATGGAGTGAGGATTTGACGTAGCAGTTGCTCCTGGATTTTCTCTAACATAGTCTATCATATGAGATAAAAGTTCGATGTTAAATTTTGTCTGCcttgaattttcattttcatttgttcTCTGGTAACCTACAGTAGTTGTATTTAGCTTTCAAAATAACAAATGTTGTCAATGTTTTGTACCTCTcttcattttttgtattttcccaataaaattagtgatgtatttaatatttaactttGAAATAGTATTATCTCCCTCTCTTTCAGACACATTTGGTGACTAGACTTTTCTCAACCATAGACGATGTGTTTTCATGTAGGGTATATTGGGTGTTTGATATTGTTTCTGCTTctgtttttaggtgttttttttcttgaaaaaacattaaattgatgtttttttatttttttttatgtattgatttcaaatatacaaaaaaatatgaaaaattaaaattattttgatatatttttaagaaagaaactattttaaaaaacaccatgtatcataatttaaaataccCTTAAATTTATCGTGCTAAGAAGACTCGAAcctatatttttacttttagcATGAAGTGAAAATTTAGGAGTAGAGAAAATTTAAAGGTgaaatattaaagatataaaaaatgttagaaagaaaaagtttcaagaaagaaattttaagaataattgaTAAAGAGTTGAAAAATCATGAACAATGAACTGTCTCAGTGcaataaaagtaattataaattgaatataataaaaaataacatatatttgtgattttaaattaaaaagaaaaacagaggaaagggtaaaaaataaaataatttcatccttaaaaatTCCTTTACTCCAAGGtttacatttaatttaattttttaaattaaatcttaactccttttttttattttttagattaattttgtaAGTGGGCTAGTTTAGTCGTCTAGggtagattttttattttctatgagtttTTAAACTCTTTGTAAGCCTAAAATTTAATAGTCATTGAATAATATCATTCTGAATTTCCAGCATGTGTGTGAGAGTGACTCTTTCATTCTTTAATTCTTGAAAGAAGTAAACTACCTTATTAAAGATTAACTGGTTTTGTGATGTTATTCGATTTAATTCTAATAGTGTTGCTGTCTTGGAACAAATTTTTATTGTGTCACGCTCCTATCATACCTCTTTCGACTTTCCATGATTAAatttcaatcttgattgtgggttgtatGAGTACGTGATCACGAGGTCTGCATCATTGCCCttccaataaaaaatgagaGGTATGTTTTTTTAGGggtagtttggtttttttagatgacctattaatcattaaaaaatttcaccAAGGGTGTATGTGacttttttactattttagaaATAGTAAAACAACTTAATTACCCTtgaagttaaaatttttaaattattggtagagaatattttaatcttttcacttaaaaacagtaaaaagatAATTATGCCATTAgaatcaggaaaaaaataaagcacaagTCCAGTggcttttttgtcttttcacacaggttttttttttgttaatttttcaaccATTAAAGGTAATTTGGtcttttaaagttaattaattaatatttaaataaaaaaagttgttgacgAGTGGGAGGCACGCCCACACTTTGAACAGCATGTGCGATGTCTCCCAATGATAGAAACTGTCCTTCTGCCATGTCGTTAGAAATGTTGTCACGTCCTCTTCCTCCTAATACTACTTATGTCGGTGATGGTTGACCGGTTTGTCGCAAGTGggctcttttgttttcttctctctctcctcccttgaaaattacaaattggtcttctttggtttttttttaatttttttcagtttcatcactcaattctttttttatttttattaagaattttgcTCAGTTGTTTTCTTGGGTTTGCCTTTTATGCGTCGGTCGATCCCAGTGTCATGAACATGGTCATGAGTTTTAAAGGTTCACACGAGTTTACTTTAGtctttttaggtcttttttcaaatttaatttttttttcaatttaattcttcaacatttaatttattgaacaattatcttcttcttctttttcactttcaagattaaatatcttaatcttaaTTATGTTATCTCTTGAtcaaatattgatttatttaatcagATGTGTGTATAACCATTTcaatatatgattaaaaaaatcttatccaaaaacaagatagaaaaacctatatatttatttttttactgaaaaaaatatttgacccaCGGTGAAATGCAAATAACATAGCTAGTATTGCCTATAATATAAAATGCATGGTTATTTTACTGTAGACACATATATTATTACCCCTCTTATATTTTACTGTGAATTGTAatagtaaaattttttaaaaaaatttaatttcatcctcaaactTTTCATGCGcacaattaaatcttttaaagcccaaattgaagCCCAGATACATATTTTTTTGGGCCAagggttgaattaaaaaacaagagactagtgaaaaagataaataatatagGTAGTAGctttaaaatttgtttcaaaatttcatttctatCTCCCATCTTTTTTAGCTATTGGGTAACCAATctctataattataaaaaatatatatatttttaggtgccaaactttattttttcattattttagtttttttaaaaataaaaaaaatcatcaaattttgatttaaagagataattattattagaaaagatTTAGCCTACCAAAACAATCTAAACAATCTATTTTTATGTCTAAATGTTCCTGCgatgaaaaagattaaaattagatgttttattatattaaaaacacctaaacaaatatatatgagCTTAAAAAGTTTCTTAATTTCATGTTAATTTCGAGTGattaaacagtttttttttgttttttaaagttattgatTGGTTCAACAAGATTCCTCtggtatttttttgatgttctgggtaaaaataaaatgatttaaatagatttttgggtgaaaaaaaaaatcttgtttttccAGTAACGAAACGACACACCGTCTGCTGATACAAAACTAAAGCCCTCTTTGAAACACCTAAACAAGGGAGGTTAATTTCCTTTTTCCCATCACGTGTCATTTAGTTTCGGTAAGCTTCTCCTTTACAATGTTGACAGACCTATATACAGTATGCATTCAAGTACCTATGCTACTTGGGATGGCTGCAAGATCTTTCTCTCCTCCATCGCTAGCCTCTTGTGTAATCGCCGTTGATGCTCAGTGAACTCCATGAATAGATCTCTCAGCTGCTTTGCAGTCGTGTATTCCTCAGATCCAGGACAAACAACTTTTAAAGCATGGCCAGTACTTTTATGCTGCCAATTCTCctgcaaataaaagaaaagtgaaattcAACGATTAAATAACTTATACCAGCACAAAAGCTTGAACTATTTGGTGGTGAGGCTCCCACATCACACTGGGGAGCACCAGTTATTATGATGGTGCCGGATTTAAGTTCTTATCAAACATGAATGGAAAACTGaagtttgattcttattctaGCTAATGACTATCATAAGCAGCCTGCCAATATAAAAGATGAAACCTGCTAAAATActcttttattcattttcttgcATACATTCAAGGAGGAAAATGCTGCCCATATGACCATGCAACCTCTAGAACTCAAGGCGGTAGAAAAATCTTCACATACCAAAGTATCTGCGACATCCTCTACATGTACCTAAACCATTTAGCCTAATACGGAAAAAGAAACTTGTGCAAAGCTTGCCTGATATTTATGCATCAAGTTTTGAATTGACACTGCAAATGAATCATACCCAGACAGATTCCCAGTTACCACCCACGGCCTGCAGATATGAATTAGGTTATCAACACTAATTGAATAAATGTCTGACAAATAAAGCAAAGATACTGAAACCAAAAGGTCAAAAACTTCAATGAGCTTCTCCATCAAATCTCATATATAGACACgcaataaagtaaaaaaatctgGTCAGGTTTTCAATTCAAGTAACATCAGATATCATAATGGAAAGTCGACAACATAATAATACATGTTGAAACATTTGGTATGCTCGAGATCTGAACAATTAAAAGCCCTTGTTCATAGCTTGTTAAGATGCAAGGTATAATGTTTCAAAGAACTAttgatgaggaaaaaaaaaaagacagaaaaattaataacagCAAACATTTAGTTAAACTCCACTATACAGCAAATTATAAAGTCAATCAGATTACTGATCAAAATACATACCTTCCTCTCTTTGACATGATAATATGGTCTTGACAATCTAGAAATTTGGACAATTTCTCAAGATTCTTTCTGCAATTCAACACAATGGCCCCCTGTGTGTACATCTCTGATGACATGCTTGGGAAGACACATGCTTGAACTGAGAGTGAAGTGCGTGAGTGTATGAATTCCACAATTGTTGAAGGAGATAGATCTTTATCTAAATTGTCAATCAAAAACACAGAGCTACAGCCTCCGAGGTCATTGTCATCCCTAGACCAATCACTGTGATCATTACTCTTTGCCTCTAgtgtaaaaaagagaaaaaaaaaatagtgagatGCAGGGGATAACAGAAAAAGAACTAGTGAGTTACATCAAATACAAAGGAAATATTGCATGTGTAGAGTAAAAGTTGATCATGacaaaatgacaaaaattaagATTGTTAGTAGTTGATCAGATTCAATCTATGAATGAATTGATAGAAAACGTAATGAACATATTAGAGGTGCTATAAAGACAAATGAAATACAAAGAGCAATTGCATAGTTAAAATTACTATCAGAAGCTGAAGTGGTAagagaattaaaagaaaaactcaagcAGAGTCCAAGTAGTTAAAAGTTAGCACATTGTTCAATTCTAAATGAGTTTCTATAGCAGAAGAGATTAAGAGACAAACCATCATGTGGACGTTTCTTACAAGGAGACTGCTTGGCACACTTAGTATTCTGCAAAAAAGAAATGCTTAGACATGGTAATCTTGAAATATCACAAATACAATAACTTGCCTGGTTAAGCCATTTAGTAAAGCTTGTGGCTGACTTCTTGTTCTCAAGTACACGAGGTTCATTTTGAAGTCTTTCCTTCACCATCTTCAAGAAAAGCTGTAAATTAGGATCAAGGCAAGCACAGGACTGTACAAGGCAGAGGCTTTCAATTGTTTTGTTAACAAAACATCCAGCGACTGGACCATGCTGCATGATCACGATAAATGTGCACGAACACATTTCTCCTCCCTGTTCAAATGAATGCTCCTTATGAACCACCTACCAAAAAGAGCACCTGTCAACCACTAAtagctaaaataattttttggagcTACTAGAGCATCTTCCATCGGTATGCCTAtatttttcccatttttttctACAAATTATTAGAAAGCTATTCAGATAGTGAATGACAAAACCAAAATTCtgaagctaattttttttttagtatttcttAATTCATCCAAAAAGGAACCAAGAGGAAACTACCCCAATAAAATACAATAGAATTGCTACAACTATAGGAGTAGAACGTAAGCAAACTAAAAGAACTTATAACAAGAAACACTAATCACGTAAAATTCCACTTGGTACAATAATCTTCTAGACTACAATTACTTTTAGCCTCCTGCAGAATTGTAGAGTTTGCCATTCTGAGATGAACAACCTGGATAATTGCTCTAATGAGGTCTTGACAGTAGCAGTTCCAGTTTGATGCATGCGTCTACTCCTCTCTCTCCTGATTATATAGTCTATTGTTCTATCCACTATCTCACATAATGATTAGATGTCTGTAGTCCATTTTCAAACTCATAGCCAGTTCCCTAGACCCGGAGACTAAATGCAATCATATCATAACACAGGCTTCAGATAGTAGTATGATCATTTCCATGGTGGTGGAAGCAGAACATAGGCATTAGTACAGCCACACCATATACAGTTCCTTTGTCTTCTTCCCCCCTCCCAAGAAGAGAGCAATTCTAATTCGTTTCCATAGAAGCAGATTCATTTGGATAAACTCATTCATCTACAAATTAAAGAGCCTAATTAGATAACCAATGATGATGTGAAAATGGTTCATGACActgatcaatttaatttttctcatcaaACTCAAGCGCACTATTGTTGGCGTGCAAAGGTAATttagaataatgaaattaagttaTTTGAACACTTTATATCCTATTCAATCCATTCCTAATGAAATCAAAATGAACAGAAATTTGATGCTTCAAATGTTAATCGtaagcataaaaaacaaaacaaatgagcATCTGGGCAAGGACAAAAGAAGAGATGCATATTTATACAAGTAAAGATGAACGTGGGAAAAAGAGcaagacttttttttaagaatatcaaaagattctcttctctctctcatagtataaaaaataaaataccaaatcCTGACCAGAAAAACAATCTTCAAATCTAATTAAACATGGTATTAACTCAGcaaccacacacacacaaacacaaatCATATCAACTAataaatccaattttttttcaaattataataaaaaaaggcacTTCGAAAATTAAGAGTAGACTCACATCATCGACTACGGCGTCGTAAAAGCGGTTGTCAGAGCCATCGAAGGAATGCGAGGCGCAAACAACGACACCTCCGACCACTTTGTGGCACTCGTTGTCCTGCAATTGAGCAGAAATAGGGCGGAACCGGTCCTCCAACCTCTCTACTTCCTCCAAAGTTTTGAAATTCTTCACCTCGAAAATGGAGTCGTCGTCGTCACTGAAATTTTGGTACTTGAGAGTGAGTTTCTCGCCGTCAAGAACCGTGCAAACGCTGTACCAGGCGTCGTCTGATAAGCTACGAAACTCGACATCGTAGTCGGGTGGAGGAGGCACCGTTCTGGCAGCGTTTGGATTCGCCAccgacattttttttttggtttcggTTTTGGCGTTTGGGACAGTGTGGAGAGAATTTTTCAATACAAATATTTTGCTCGATATATAATATAAGAAGGAgagggaaaattaaaaaaataataataattttaaaataattaaaaacattcttaatcatttttaataagTTTGGACATGAGAGAAGAAGGGTGAggaattattaaaagaaaagaaaaatgtttttactAGTGATTTTCTGACACGTGGCActttatttattctaattagattaattaacaatgatattaataaggAAAAATCACTTTCATCCTTCTGAGGTTTGCATTATATTACATTTTCTTCCCAtaggtttaaaaattataccTTAAATACAAAGTAAACGAAAGTCAATAAAAATACCCTTCAAGTCAATAGAAAgttactaataataattatgaagtcaaaatatttctaaataaaaataaaaataaatattcattccataaattatcaaaaaaaaaaacaaaagaaatatatatacactaaTTGAATCGAATTAACTGGATTTTAAACCCCCACCTGTGATATCATCCATTCCCAGCCAAAGAGTGTACTCGGGGTAGGGGTGACGACATGttctttgatgaaggagtccaCAATTATGCTGGTTGTAAGACATCATTACCAAATCTAACTCTAGCTATGGCTGGCCTCCTTTCAATGAAGGTTTCCCTGCAATCATAATTCGATGTGtaagttttcctttttctttggcCTTTTATATGTTGTTGAAAAATGCCTTATTTTTGggctatttttgtatatatagttAGGTTTCTAGATATCATACACGcagtgaaaatattaaaataaaattatttagagtCTTTAAAATCTTGTTAGACATATCTAGAGTTGTTCAAGGATTTATTACCTGAAGATTTAATTTTCTTcggttttgaataattttttagaaatcctataaattggtaaaatatcaatttacccattgaataatattcatatattaatttagaaaaattttagaaattaactcaatcaagtccttaattgatttttctaggtgGAGAAATGTaattcatgtattaattatattctattctttaatttctaaaatatatttgcatcaagtcatatttaattaaatcatcccagtttaatttctgactatTGGTTCTTGATGTATATAACACTTTAGATTCCTAATATgttggcccaaatataaattctaattctaattaaatagaattaaataaattaaacaatttaatttattaccaattcaacaattgattaatttatatttaaagatcatgTGCATCGTCTAGTAACGTGTCATGATTCtccaaatattataaaagtaattagTGTTTTAACTTAACATTTCAGTTATCGGTTTCTCAGTGTGATTAATAttctttcatcaataatgttttgatttaacattaaagcatgtTGTATGTCTaccatgttaaatcatgtttgttctctacaTCATAGTTATTGatcgtttgaataagatttgaaactcttttcaaatctcattccttCTTGACCAAGGATTtctcaatcaatattatttgagaatagaTGAGACATTTTCCTTAATTCATCTAtagtgatgaatcctctcttgattactcaagtacctttatatagttcatgtttGCCTCCCTCGTTACCTCGATTAAGATAACATATAACaagatcaaagcataacattatttatataagataaactagtgatctcaagtctaagggTCACTTACACAACCATCACGTGAGCCATTCCATATACATAAGTGATATCTCTATATGGAATTCTTATACAGGTCAATTCAGTATTCATATATTATGACAAGcacttacatattagttctaggtatctTTTATACCTCAGTTTATAAAACAGTTGcttcttttcatataaaaaatgacataatatATATCAGTCTCTACAACTCTAATAAATACCcagtatttaagagagcatcaaGAAAGAACATTTTACGAATAATGCTTTAAAGTAAtaggaatctcataattataacaactttataattttctttgcaaagtatttttttcccatgaactttatctttactctagattcataaatcaaatattagattcattaatctaatattatatgaatataaatgataaattaagcatttattaataataaatatgtaattacatgaatataataatgccACATGTAGCCAACCAATTAGCTATGGGACATATTAAACTAGTAATCTCCTATTTACACTAAAGCTAACCGCTCAtatatctaatattatataatttatattgttttatgtaGCATTAATGCTTCTGCATGGATAGTGACTTAGTAAGAGGATCTTCTAGATTCTCTTTGGTGGGTACTCACtctatttttacatttttcatttcattgatttattaaatctaatggAATTTTTTGAGTACTTGTTTGGATAATTGATGAGACCTTGGCTCCTTCACTTATGCAATGACTCCATTGTTTTCACAGTATAGGGCAACTAGATTAACAATGCTACGAACTAACTTAATTCATTGATGAACTTCTTGatccaaacaatctctttgttTCCTCAAACATAGATGTATATACTCTTATTCAATTGTAGAATCAGTTTTGCTCTCTTGTTTGGAACTCTTTCAACTCAGAGCACTactatttagaataaatatatattgattggTATTCACTATTTTCCTAACATTTCATTGAAAGATTCTTAattcaaacaattttgaacttctAGTTTAA
Protein-coding sequences here:
- the LOC133690545 gene encoding uncharacterized protein LOC133690545 isoform X2 — its product is MSVANPNAARTVPPPPDYDVEFRSLSDDAWYSVCTVLDGEKLTLKYQNFSDDDDSIFEVKNFKTLEEVERLEDRFRPISAQLQDNECHKVVGGVVVCASHSFDGSDNRFYDAVVDDVVHKEHSFEQGGEMCSCTFIVIMQHGPVAGCFVNKTIESLCLVQSCACLDPNLQLFLKMVKERLQNEPRVLENKKSATSFTKWLNQNTKCAKQSPCKKRPHDEAKSNDHSDWSRDDNDLGGCSSVFLIDNLDKDLSPSTIVEFIHSRTSLSVQACVFPSMSSEMYTQGAIVLNCRKNLEKLSKFLDCQDHIIMSKRGRPWVVTGNLSGYDSFAVSIQNLMHKYQENWQHKSTGHALKVVCPGSEEYTTAKQLRDLFMEFTEHQRRLHKRLAMEERKILQPSQVA
- the LOC133690545 gene encoding uncharacterized protein LOC133690545 isoform X1, which translates into the protein MSVANPNAARTVPPPPDYDVEFRSLSDDAWYSVCTVLDGEKLTLKYQNFSDDDDSIFEVKNFKTLEEVERLEDRFRPISAQLQDNECHKVVGGVVVCASHSFDGSDNRFYDAVVDDVVHKEHSFEQGGEMCSCTFIVIMQHGPVAGCFVNKTIESLCLVQSCACLDPNLQLFLKMVKERLQNEPRVLENKKSATSFTKWLNQASYCICDISRLPCLSISFLQNTKCAKQSPCKKRPHDEAKSNDHSDWSRDDNDLGGCSSVFLIDNLDKDLSPSTIVEFIHSRTSLSVQACVFPSMSSEMYTQGAIVLNCRKNLEKLSKFLDCQDHIIMSKRGRPWVVTGNLSGYDSFAVSIQNLMHKYQENWQHKSTGHALKVVCPGSEEYTTAKQLRDLFMEFTEHQRRLHKRLAMEERKILQPSQVA
- the LOC133690545 gene encoding uncharacterized protein LOC133690545 isoform X3: MSVANPNAARTVPPPPDYDVEFRSLSDDAWYSVCTVLDGEKLTLKYQNFSDDDDSIFEVKNFKTLEEVERLEDRFRPISAQLQDNECHKVVGGVVVCASHSFDGSDNRFYDAVVDDVVHKEHSFEQGGEMCSCTFIVIMQHGPVAGCFVNKTIESLCLVQSCACLDPNLQLFLKMVKERLQNEPRVLENKKSATSFTKWLNQASYCICDISRLPCLSISFLQNTKCAKQSPCKKRPHDEAKSNDHSDWSRDDNDLGGCSSVFLIDNLDKDLSPSTIVEFIHSRTSLSVQACVFPSMSSEMYTQGAIVLNCRKNLEKLSKFLDCQDHIIMSKRGRRIGSIKVLAML